From a region of the Dethiosulfovibrio salsuginis genome:
- a CDS encoding ABC transporter substrate-binding protein → MRKISVLAAFLAVAVLAGTALASQSVKAYTTLEEPLAKALFDRFTADTGIAVEWVRLSSGEAVARMEAEKANPQASVWVGGVGTLHIDAKAKGLTAPYRSRVAKNVSPKHRDADDYWIGLYVGPIAFAMNTERAKDLGLSMPTSWADMIKPEYKGYIRMANPSTSGTAYNVITNVIRIFGGEEQGFEYLAALNANIDQYTKSGSAPGKNCAIGEIPIAIGYLHDMIRLKEQGAPIEIAVPSDGTGFETASMSMVKNGPNPVEGKKLYDWVLGKTAQDIVAQWYVIPLSEEAEAPKTGFSLATMVLVDQDDQWDAANKARLVERWNKEIPGNK, encoded by the coding sequence ATGAGAAAAATAAGTGTACTGGCGGCGTTTTTAGCGGTGGCTGTTCTCGCCGGGACGGCTTTGGCCTCTCAATCGGTCAAGGCCTACACCACGCTGGAGGAGCCTCTGGCTAAGGCCCTGTTCGACCGGTTTACCGCTGACACGGGCATAGCGGTGGAATGGGTGAGGCTCTCAAGTGGCGAGGCTGTGGCCCGTATGGAGGCTGAAAAGGCAAATCCTCAGGCATCCGTGTGGGTCGGTGGGGTGGGAACGCTCCATATCGACGCTAAGGCCAAGGGTCTCACAGCTCCTTATCGCTCAAGGGTCGCCAAGAACGTGTCCCCCAAGCATAGGGACGCCGACGACTACTGGATAGGTCTCTACGTTGGTCCTATAGCCTTCGCCATGAACACCGAGAGGGCCAAGGATCTGGGGCTCTCCATGCCCACCAGCTGGGCGGACATGATCAAGCCTGAGTACAAGGGATACATCAGGATGGCCAACCCCAGCACCTCCGGCACCGCCTACAACGTCATCACCAACGTGATCCGCATATTCGGCGGAGAGGAGCAGGGATTTGAGTATCTGGCCGCCCTGAACGCAAATATCGATCAGTACACCAAGTCCGGTTCCGCTCCCGGAAAGAACTGCGCCATAGGCGAGATCCCCATAGCCATAGGCTACCTTCACGACATGATCCGTCTAAAGGAGCAGGGAGCTCCTATAGAGATAGCGGTACCCTCCGACGGAACTGGATTCGAGACAGCCTCTATGTCTATGGTCAAAAACGGCCCCAACCCCGTAGAGGGCAAGAAGCTCTACGACTGGGTGCTCGGAAAGACCGCCCAGGATATCGTAGCCCAGTGGTACGTTATTCCCCTCTCCGAGGAGGCCGAGGCCCCTAAGACCGGTTTCAGCCTAGCGACTATGGTCCTCGTCGATCAGGACGACCAGTGGGACGCGGCTAACAAAGCCCGCCTTGTGGAGCGTTGGAACAAGGAGATCCCTGGAAACAAATAG
- a CDS encoding ABC transporter permease produces MFTKKRVWLVLLSIAIFALMDWWIVSNITGSFLSLQEGSRSQMMETTVESVPDQDVDGWIHRLMKGDRPFDLVYVQGLPGLDESVEVHGEGSILDYYSSSVGVGPFDRAVESVSYNEPFTFASSANWGDGPRQVVFAPVKDSEGYVSSMAVFAFPISGDLGYLRLVRGLGLLALAFFSVMIMVGQFSRDPFTGYVIFGLFAMVAVFVAYPLFEAVRLTFMKDGAFSLETWRSVLRGRQYMDALKGSISLGVLTATCSTLVGFLFAFILGRTRIAGKKFFGAMATLPVISPPFSLTLSVILLFGNNGLVTKQFLGLDGVSVYGLPGLVLVQTMGMFPIAFLTMAGILESIDSTLEDAAMDLSANKWTTFSTVTLPLAMPGILSAWLLVFTNSLADFANPLILSGSFRVLSVEAYMEVTGMNRLDTGAALSIMLLLPTLTAFLVQRFWVTRRSFVTVTGKPSGRLTELTSRPVKVALVTAMVLIVAFLLSLYGTIVAGCFVKNWGIDYSFSLENIVEAFQRGKTALMDTTMLAAMATPIAGITSMIAALMLVRRKFPGKRFLEALIMTPFALPGTLVGISYILAFNKAPIILVGTAAIIVINYVVRELPVGVEGGVASLRQIDPSIEEAAQDLGADSPTVFRTVVLPLIRPAFISSLSYTFVRAMTAVSAVIFLISARWYHLTVLIYNFSENLRFGLASVLATTLIVIVLGTFGLMRLLVRRNENLEKSLSL; encoded by the coding sequence ATGTTCACTAAAAAGAGAGTATGGCTGGTGTTACTGTCTATAGCGATTTTCGCCCTGATGGACTGGTGGATAGTCAGCAACATCACTGGCTCTTTCCTGTCCCTTCAGGAGGGCAGTCGCAGTCAGATGATGGAGACCACCGTCGAGTCCGTTCCCGACCAGGACGTAGATGGCTGGATCCATAGGTTGATGAAAGGCGATCGGCCTTTCGATCTGGTTTACGTCCAAGGCCTTCCTGGGCTGGACGAGAGTGTGGAGGTCCACGGCGAGGGCTCGATTTTAGATTACTATAGCTCCTCCGTAGGGGTTGGCCCTTTCGATAGGGCGGTGGAGAGCGTTTCCTACAACGAGCCTTTCACCTTCGCCTCCTCGGCCAACTGGGGTGACGGTCCCAGGCAGGTGGTGTTCGCCCCGGTGAAAGATTCGGAGGGCTACGTGTCCTCTATGGCGGTGTTCGCCTTCCCCATCTCCGGCGACCTGGGCTATCTGAGGCTTGTTAGGGGCCTTGGACTGCTGGCTCTGGCTTTTTTCTCCGTGATGATTATGGTAGGCCAGTTCAGTCGAGATCCTTTCACCGGATACGTTATCTTCGGTCTGTTCGCCATGGTGGCGGTTTTCGTGGCCTATCCTCTCTTCGAGGCGGTGAGGCTGACCTTTATGAAAGACGGTGCCTTTTCCCTGGAGACCTGGAGGTCCGTCCTGAGGGGGCGACAGTATATGGACGCCCTGAAGGGCAGTATCTCCCTTGGGGTTTTGACGGCGACCTGTTCAACTTTGGTGGGGTTCCTGTTCGCCTTTATCCTAGGTCGAACCAGGATAGCTGGCAAAAAGTTCTTCGGTGCCATGGCGACTCTGCCGGTAATATCGCCGCCTTTCTCTTTAACCCTGTCGGTTATCCTGCTGTTTGGGAACAACGGTCTCGTAACGAAACAGTTTTTAGGTCTCGACGGCGTGAGCGTCTACGGTCTGCCTGGGCTGGTTCTGGTCCAGACCATGGGGATGTTCCCTATAGCCTTTTTAACCATGGCCGGGATACTGGAGTCCATCGATTCGACCCTGGAGGACGCCGCTATGGACCTGAGCGCCAACAAGTGGACGACTTTCTCAACTGTGACACTGCCTCTGGCCATGCCGGGGATACTGAGCGCCTGGCTGCTGGTGTTCACCAACTCCCTTGCCGATTTCGCCAATCCTCTAATTCTGTCGGGGAGCTTCCGGGTCCTGTCCGTCGAGGCCTATATGGAGGTCACAGGGATGAACCGTCTGGACACAGGGGCGGCTCTGTCGATTATGTTGCTTCTGCCCACCCTTACCGCATTTTTGGTCCAGCGTTTCTGGGTTACCCGACGGTCTTTCGTCACAGTGACGGGAAAGCCTTCCGGCAGGCTAACAGAGCTGACCTCAAGACCCGTTAAGGTAGCCCTTGTGACCGCTATGGTGCTGATAGTCGCCTTTTTGCTGTCCCTCTACGGGACCATCGTTGCGGGGTGTTTCGTCAAAAACTGGGGTATAGACTACAGCTTCAGCCTTGAGAATATAGTCGAGGCTTTCCAGAGGGGAAAGACCGCCCTAATGGACACCACAATGTTGGCCGCCATGGCGACGCCTATCGCCGGTATCACCAGCATGATAGCGGCTTTGATGTTGGTTCGCAGGAAATTCCCGGGCAAGAGGTTTCTTGAGGCCCTCATAATGACCCCTTTCGCCCTTCCCGGGACGTTGGTAGGTATCAGCTATATTCTGGCCTTCAACAAGGCCCCTATCATACTGGTTGGGACCGCGGCGATTATAGTCATAAACTACGTGGTGAGAGAGCTCCCCGTGGGTGTAGAGGGAGGAGTGGCCTCTTTAAGGCAGATAGATCCCTCCATAGAGGAGGCGGCCCAGGATCTCGGTGCCGACAGTCCTACGGTGTTTAGGACCGTTGTATTACCTCTAATCCGCCCGGCCTTTATATCGAGCCTTTCCTACACCTTCGTGAGGGCCATGACCGCCGTCAGCGCTGTCATTTTCCTTATATCGGCCCGGTGGTATCACCTGACGGTGCTCATATACAACTTTTCCGAGAACCTTCGGTTCGGCCTTGCAAGCGTGCTGGCCACCACCTTGATAGTAATAGTCCTTGGGACCTTCGGCCTGATGAGGCTCCTGGTCCGTCGCAACGAAAACCTTGAGAAAAGCCTCAGCCTATAG
- a CDS encoding ABC transporter ATP-binding protein — MNHHSKRVALEGVAKVFKDPTAGRNVTAVKDSDFVIEPGELVTLLGPSGCGKTTTLRMIGGFEVPTRGRIFIGSDDVTYLPPNQRDTAMVFQSYGLFPHMNVFDNVAYGLKLRKVPSQDIEKKVTEFLRMVGLEELAKRPPSRLSGGQQQRVALARSLIVEPGVLLLDEPLSNLDALLREQMRVEIRRIQKSLNITAVYVTHDRVEAMSLSDRVIVMDRGEVVQIGTPSQIYCDPVSSFVAGFVGKVAFFPGKVVEIMEGRHRVLVKGMEYSLSLASPELKEGDQCNVMCRPESLVMDEPGKGVTDGKVITNVYLGHSLESYVDTDLGEMLVQIDNPGGKRIYAEGEPVSVGFNPDCAKALPL, encoded by the coding sequence ATGAACCATCACAGCAAAAGGGTCGCCCTTGAAGGGGTGGCAAAGGTGTTTAAAGATCCTACCGCCGGGAGGAACGTCACCGCCGTCAAGGACTCGGATTTCGTCATAGAGCCAGGGGAGCTGGTGACCCTTTTAGGGCCTTCCGGCTGCGGAAAGACCACCACCCTCAGGATGATAGGGGGATTTGAGGTTCCCACCAGAGGCAGGATATTTATAGGCTCCGACGACGTGACCTATCTGCCTCCAAACCAGAGGGACACGGCGATGGTGTTCCAGAGCTACGGCCTTTTTCCCCACATGAACGTCTTCGACAACGTGGCCTACGGCCTTAAGCTCCGAAAGGTGCCGTCTCAGGATATAGAAAAAAAGGTGACCGAGTTTTTGAGGATGGTGGGCTTGGAGGAACTGGCAAAGAGGCCCCCTTCGAGGCTTTCGGGAGGTCAGCAGCAGAGGGTGGCACTGGCTAGGTCCCTGATAGTGGAGCCAGGGGTGCTGCTCCTGGACGAGCCTCTTTCCAATCTGGACGCCCTCCTCAGGGAGCAGATGAGGGTGGAGATACGGCGGATCCAAAAAAGCCTCAACATCACCGCGGTATACGTTACCCACGACAGAGTGGAGGCCATGAGCCTTTCCGATAGGGTTATCGTCATGGACAGAGGTGAGGTCGTCCAGATAGGGACTCCCTCCCAGATATACTGCGATCCGGTCAGCTCCTTCGTGGCTGGCTTTGTGGGGAAGGTGGCCTTTTTCCCCGGCAAGGTAGTGGAAATTATGGAAGGGCGTCACAGGGTTTTGGTCAAGGGGATGGAGTACTCCCTGTCTTTGGCCTCCCCTGAGCTCAAAGAAGGGGATCAGTGCAACGTGATGTGTCGCCCCGAATCTCTGGTCATGGACGAGCCGGGGAAGGGGGTCACCGACGGCAAGGTGATAACCAACGTCTACCTCGGCCACAGTCTCGAGAGCTACGTCGACACCGACCTAGGGGAGATGTTGGTCCAGATAGATAACCCAGGAGGCAAGAGGATCTACGCCGAGGGAGAGCCGGTTTCCGTCGGTTTTAACCCTGACTGTGCCAAGGCTCTGCCCCTTTAG
- a CDS encoding NAD(P)-dependent oxidoreductase, which yields MLYIGYKGDAFMEMHMIDEARRCIRCGACVRGCPVHTEIPEMIRLLMDGQILSAGEMLFHNNPLSVVCSLVCPQEKQCEGHCVLGNKGAPIRISDIEHYISSFYLNVMNLEPTAKKGKSVAIIGSGPAGITIAFLMALRGYDITIYEGKDQIGGVLRYGIPQFRLPKEVIDRLDMQLRRLGVVIRPNTTIGTSITMDDLFRDGFSAVFVGTGVWRPRPLSIPGESLGHCHFAIDYLKNPDVYRLGNKVCVIGAGNTAMDVARTALRHGVKDVIVMYRKGWDDMPARKIEVEYAQIDGVQFMLDASPVSINRKGVRFSRDGEEDFLDCDSVIVAVSQGPRSLIGSEKDGIEERQGFLVADECGRTSRPGVFASGDVVTGAKTVVEAVRFSKKVVEAMDSYLSGEGVTD from the coding sequence ATGTTGTATATTGGATACAAAGGAGATGCTTTTATGGAGATGCACATGATAGATGAGGCTCGCCGCTGTATAAGGTGTGGAGCCTGCGTTAGAGGATGCCCCGTTCATACGGAGATACCGGAGATGATTCGACTGCTGATGGACGGTCAGATACTTTCCGCCGGGGAGATGCTTTTCCACAACAACCCTCTGTCGGTGGTCTGTTCACTGGTCTGTCCCCAGGAGAAACAGTGTGAGGGCCACTGCGTTTTGGGCAATAAGGGAGCCCCTATCCGTATCAGCGATATAGAGCACTACATATCGTCGTTCTATCTGAACGTGATGAACCTGGAGCCAACCGCAAAGAAGGGCAAGAGCGTAGCCATAATAGGATCGGGCCCGGCTGGGATAACCATAGCTTTTCTCATGGCGTTGAGGGGCTACGATATAACGATCTATGAGGGAAAGGACCAGATAGGAGGGGTGTTGCGATACGGCATACCACAGTTCCGTCTGCCCAAGGAGGTCATAGACAGGCTGGATATGCAGCTTAGGCGTCTTGGGGTGGTGATCCGTCCCAACACCACCATAGGGACAAGCATCACCATGGACGATCTTTTCAGGGACGGCTTCTCAGCCGTGTTCGTTGGAACCGGGGTGTGGCGTCCCAGGCCCTTATCCATCCCAGGGGAGTCGCTGGGGCATTGTCATTTCGCCATCGACTACCTTAAAAATCCCGACGTCTATCGTCTTGGCAACAAAGTCTGCGTCATAGGGGCTGGAAATACCGCCATGGACGTGGCCAGGACGGCCCTCAGGCATGGGGTTAAGGACGTTATAGTCATGTACCGAAAGGGCTGGGACGATATGCCTGCAAGAAAGATAGAGGTTGAATACGCCCAGATAGACGGGGTGCAGTTCATGCTGGATGCCTCCCCTGTGTCCATAAACCGAAAGGGAGTCAGGTTTTCCAGGGATGGCGAGGAGGATTTTCTGGACTGCGATTCGGTCATAGTGGCGGTGAGCCAGGGGCCTAGGTCCCTGATAGGATCGGAGAAGGACGGCATAGAGGAGAGGCAGGGATTTTTGGTAGCAGACGAGTGTGGCAGAACCTCCCGCCCGGGGGTCTTCGCCTCCGGCGATGTGGTCACCGGGGCGAAGACCGTGGTCGAGGCGGTAAGGTTCTCAAAGAAGGTCGTCGAGGCTATGGATTCCTACCTGAGCGGTGAAGGTGTCACGGACTGA
- a CDS encoding FAD-dependent oxidoreductase produces the protein MRRFLALCLAIIPILAAHPASANGEGKAYDVIIVGAGSGGSAAAVQAARSGASVALVEETGWVGGQITAAAVSTMDDVTHNRSGIYLEFIQRIRESYDATGTASNICYWATDTIAAEPVVAEAILLEMLSTAKPGKVDLYLHQEVIKAVMDGNRVKGVSFRDQNGVETTLKGQVTIDATECGDFIPLTPARYRSGNSVSPNINLDGEIQDITWVAVIREQSNIGPELTAKEPEGYRRDVGRFRKVVRLDGSTWPGNYPFDVPSFKAYRGLPDRENPHPIDGGDSETWKWITRTGLNWGNDVPGNGGDHTGLTARYLEDRDYRRLINGEAVNRTLRLIHYIQTELGMTDWTVDLSQGYDGRGDSVRERAIVLDDGNDGLLAHFPPIPYVRESRRIVGIETLTAKSSARSPQLGRALVNRTNSIALGEYPMDIHGSRLRGSLESYLNETIEDYPHQWRSDEGVFQVPYGTLIPEKVDGLLAAEKNLSVSRLANGATRLQPITLLTGQAAGATAALSARYGLQPRDLPVILVQDEILKGRSRISLFSFHDVGLDHRHWRGVQAATLYGFLEPMSPKMFGAILPMEEFQVMDMLAKAFGKNYRSEGTNFVSRSELVRLIKVNFPDWDETKTPWDGPMDTMVYRGEAVTAVWDSIVQSVTPSPLR, from the coding sequence TTGAGACGATTTTTAGCGTTATGTTTAGCGATTATCCCTATCCTAGCTGCACATCCCGCCTCAGCGAACGGCGAGGGTAAAGCCTACGACGTGATTATAGTAGGAGCTGGATCGGGAGGGTCGGCGGCGGCGGTGCAGGCAGCCAGATCGGGAGCTTCGGTGGCCCTGGTGGAGGAGACAGGATGGGTTGGCGGTCAGATAACCGCGGCGGCGGTCTCCACCATGGACGACGTGACCCACAACCGTTCGGGAATCTACCTGGAGTTTATACAGAGGATCAGGGAAAGCTACGATGCCACAGGGACGGCGAGCAACATATGCTACTGGGCCACCGACACCATAGCGGCGGAACCGGTGGTGGCGGAGGCCATTCTCCTGGAGATGCTGTCCACCGCAAAGCCCGGTAAGGTAGACCTCTACCTTCACCAAGAGGTCATCAAGGCTGTTATGGACGGAAACAGGGTAAAGGGAGTCTCCTTCAGGGACCAAAACGGGGTAGAGACCACCTTAAAAGGGCAGGTCACCATCGACGCCACCGAGTGTGGCGATTTTATACCTCTAACCCCGGCCAGATACAGATCGGGCAACTCGGTGTCCCCTAACATAAACCTGGACGGAGAGATCCAGGACATAACCTGGGTAGCGGTTATCAGGGAGCAAAGTAACATAGGGCCTGAACTGACGGCGAAGGAACCGGAGGGATACCGGAGAGACGTAGGGAGATTCAGAAAGGTAGTCAGGCTTGACGGCTCCACCTGGCCGGGAAACTACCCCTTCGACGTCCCAAGCTTCAAAGCCTATCGAGGACTGCCGGACCGGGAAAATCCTCACCCTATCGATGGAGGGGACTCGGAGACATGGAAGTGGATAACCAGGACGGGGCTCAACTGGGGCAACGACGTGCCGGGCAACGGAGGGGACCATACGGGCCTCACCGCTAGGTACCTGGAGGACAGGGATTACCGCAGGCTCATCAACGGCGAGGCGGTAAACCGGACCCTCCGGCTGATCCACTATATCCAGACCGAGCTTGGAATGACCGACTGGACGGTAGACCTTTCCCAGGGCTACGACGGCAGAGGAGACTCGGTCAGGGAGAGAGCTATCGTCCTGGACGACGGCAACGATGGACTGCTGGCCCACTTCCCGCCGATTCCCTACGTCCGGGAGAGCCGGAGGATCGTAGGGATCGAGACCTTAACAGCGAAGAGCTCCGCCAGATCCCCTCAGCTCGGCAGAGCTCTCGTCAACAGAACCAACTCCATAGCCTTAGGAGAGTATCCTATGGATATCCACGGATCCAGGCTAAGAGGAAGCCTGGAATCGTATCTAAACGAGACGATAGAGGACTATCCCCACCAGTGGAGGTCCGACGAAGGGGTATTTCAGGTTCCCTACGGTACTTTAATACCGGAGAAAGTGGACGGACTTCTGGCGGCGGAGAAAAACCTGTCGGTCTCGAGGCTGGCCAACGGTGCCACCAGGCTACAGCCTATAACCTTGCTCACAGGACAGGCCGCCGGTGCCACGGCGGCCCTGTCGGCGAGATACGGCCTTCAGCCTAGAGACCTGCCGGTCATACTGGTGCAGGACGAAATTTTAAAGGGCAGAAGCAGGATATCCCTTTTCTCCTTCCACGACGTAGGGCTGGACCACCGCCACTGGAGGGGCGTCCAGGCGGCAACACTCTACGGCTTTCTGGAGCCTATGTCCCCAAAGATGTTCGGGGCCATCCTCCCGATGGAGGAGTTTCAGGTCATGGACATGCTGGCTAAGGCCTTCGGAAAAAACTACCGCAGCGAGGGCACCAACTTCGTCTCAAGATCGGAGCTTGTGAGGCTCATAAAGGTAAACTTCCCCGACTGGGACGAGACAAAAACCCCCTGGGACGGACCGATGGACACCATGGTCTACCGAGGAGAGGCGGTCACGGCGGTGTGGGACTCTATAGTTCAGTCCGTGACACCTTCACCGCTCAGGTAG
- a CDS encoding response regulator gives MNPIRLMIVEDDPMVMDIHRRFVQSFSGFTVEATAQNGKEALEALKGTDIDLVIMDIYMAELDGLETLRRIRQDRRDLDVIVVSAAHEIDTVREVMRLGAFDYVVKPFTYERLSQAMEGYRTYLKKKGELDQKDIDSIMRREARRTRDGCLPKGLSAIQLEKVLCCLNESDLGLSADEVAATTGVSRVTARRYLEHLVSIGQASVDQEHRSVGRPINLYRII, from the coding sequence TTGAACCCCATAAGGCTTATGATCGTCGAGGACGACCCTATGGTCATGGATATACACAGACGGTTTGTCCAATCTTTCTCCGGCTTCACCGTGGAGGCCACGGCCCAAAACGGCAAGGAGGCCCTTGAGGCACTGAAGGGAACCGATATAGACCTCGTAATAATGGACATATACATGGCTGAACTGGACGGCCTGGAGACATTAAGGCGCATAAGACAGGACAGAAGGGATCTGGACGTCATCGTGGTATCGGCGGCCCACGAGATAGATACTGTTCGGGAGGTCATGAGGCTTGGGGCCTTCGACTACGTCGTAAAGCCCTTCACCTACGAAAGGCTGAGCCAGGCGATGGAGGGCTACAGAACCTACCTCAAAAAGAAAGGCGAGCTGGATCAAAAGGACATAGACAGCATAATGAGACGGGAAGCCAGGAGGACCAGAGATGGGTGCCTGCCTAAAGGGCTAAGCGCCATACAGCTTGAGAAAGTCCTGTGCTGCCTTAACGAATCGGACCTAGGACTCTCGGCGGACGAGGTAGCCGCCACAACGGGAGTCTCGAGGGTAACAGCAAGGCGATACCTGGAACACCTGGTATCCATAGGCCAGGCCTCGGTGGATCAGGAACACCGGTCCGTAGGACGACCGATAAACCTCTACAGGATTATTTAG
- a CDS encoding ATP-binding protein — protein MTVWLQPGKKLSLRGKLIFLILGLFALSLLVTGFVVRTTVIHQFERRMAENTMNIAIAVATIPDIVENVGKTDGSSKIQPLADSIRRETGAEFIVIVDMRGIRYSHKVPERIGKKVVGGDEGPALQGRSYISRAVGTLGPSLRAFVPIYREGVQVGAVLVGTLLDNVRREIWSITINILLALLLGLIVGVIGATTLADEVKSSMRGLEPEEIDRLLWEKEAMLDSVREGLVAVDGEGKITLVNNQARGLLELPGSGVIGKPVEQAIPNSRLPEVLNTGVPEYDREQLLGAIRIMTNRVPITSKGKVVGAIASFRDMSEITAMAEELTSVNRYLDALRVSNHEFMNKLQTISGLIQLGESDKALSFISRTVQFTHSTMSFITSRIKNPSVAGLLLGKMGQCRELGIDFKIDPDSYLGPQGRIDSNSLVVIVGNLLENGMNSLLEVAVDRRILELAIFDESGKIIVSVKDRGPGIPEELRERIFEKGFSTKKGTNRGVGLHSVKSIVETYGGEISLDSVEGAYTEFLINLPNGCDNR, from the coding sequence ATGACTGTTTGGTTACAACCTGGAAAAAAGCTCTCCCTCAGGGGAAAGCTGATTTTTCTGATCCTAGGCCTGTTCGCCCTGAGCCTTTTGGTGACCGGCTTCGTGGTGAGAACCACGGTGATACATCAGTTTGAGAGGCGAATGGCGGAAAACACCATGAACATAGCCATAGCGGTAGCCACAATCCCGGACATAGTCGAAAACGTGGGGAAAACCGACGGATCGTCGAAGATTCAGCCACTGGCGGACTCCATCAGGAGGGAGACCGGCGCTGAGTTTATCGTGATAGTCGACATGAGGGGCATCCGATATTCCCACAAGGTTCCAGAGAGGATCGGCAAAAAGGTGGTAGGGGGAGACGAGGGGCCGGCTCTCCAGGGCAGAAGCTACATATCCAGGGCAGTAGGGACCCTAGGACCGTCCCTCAGGGCCTTTGTGCCTATATACAGAGAGGGCGTTCAGGTCGGGGCGGTGCTGGTGGGAACCTTGTTGGACAACGTCAGACGGGAAATCTGGAGCATAACCATTAACATACTGCTGGCTCTCCTGCTGGGGCTTATCGTAGGGGTTATAGGGGCGACGACCTTGGCTGACGAGGTGAAAAGCTCTATGAGAGGGCTGGAGCCCGAGGAGATAGACCGACTTCTGTGGGAAAAAGAGGCGATGTTGGACTCGGTCAGAGAGGGATTAGTGGCGGTGGACGGCGAGGGCAAAATAACCTTAGTCAACAACCAGGCCAGAGGGCTTCTTGAACTGCCTGGATCGGGCGTCATAGGAAAACCGGTTGAACAGGCCATACCTAACAGCCGCCTCCCGGAGGTATTGAACACCGGCGTGCCGGAATACGACAGAGAGCAACTGCTGGGAGCAATCAGGATCATGACCAACCGAGTTCCTATAACCTCCAAGGGCAAAGTGGTAGGAGCGATCGCCAGCTTTCGAGACATGTCGGAGATAACCGCCATGGCGGAGGAACTGACCAGCGTCAATCGCTATTTAGACGCACTCAGAGTGAGCAACCACGAATTTATGAACAAACTCCAGACCATCAGCGGGCTTATACAGCTAGGGGAGTCGGACAAAGCCCTCTCCTTCATATCCAGGACCGTCCAGTTCACCCACTCGACAATGTCTTTTATCACCAGCAGGATAAAAAACCCGTCTGTGGCGGGGCTTTTACTTGGCAAAATGGGACAGTGTAGGGAGCTGGGAATCGACTTTAAGATCGACCCGGACAGCTACCTAGGGCCTCAGGGTAGAATAGACTCAAACTCTCTCGTCGTCATAGTGGGAAACCTGCTTGAAAACGGCATGAACAGCCTGCTGGAGGTAGCGGTGGATAGGAGGATCCTGGAGCTCGCTATATTCGACGAATCGGGGAAGATAATAGTATCGGTAAAAGACCGAGGACCCGGGATACCGGAAGAGCTGAGAGAGAGGATATTCGAGAAAGGTTTCTCGACCAAAAAAGGCACTAACAGAGGTGTAGGGCTCCACAGCGTAAAGAGCATAGTGGAAACCTACGGAGGGGAGATATCCCTCGACTCGGTGGAGGGGGCATATACCGAGTTCCTGATAAACCTTCCGAACGGATGTGATAATCGTTGA
- a CDS encoding NAD(P)-dependent malic enzyme, with protein MSDMDIYGESLEAHSRAKGKLTVDSKIPVEDMHDLAVVYTPGVAEPCRKIHENPDDVYTYTTKGNMVAVVTDGSAVLGLGDIGPAAGLPVMEGKAVLFKRFAGVDAFPICVGSKEVDVVVETTAMIASGFGGINLEDISAPRCFEIERKLKERLDIPVFHDDQHGTAVIVLAGLINALKIVGKSIEDVKIVMNGAGAAGIAICKLLQSVGAGNVVLCDRAGAIYRGREANMNWIKEEMAQETNRDNESGELGDVIKGADVFLGLSGPGLFTSQMVAEMAKDAIIFAMANPTPEIYPSEALEAGAAVVATGRSDFPNQINNCLGFPGIFRGALDVRARDIDESMKLAAAYALAGLVSDSELSPQHIIPEALDKRVVPAVAQAVAEAARKSGLARV; from the coding sequence ATGAGCGACATGGATATCTACGGTGAATCACTGGAGGCCCACTCCAGGGCTAAGGGAAAGTTGACGGTGGACAGCAAAATTCCGGTGGAGGATATGCACGATCTGGCGGTGGTCTACACCCCTGGCGTGGCCGAGCCCTGCCGAAAGATCCACGAAAATCCCGACGACGTTTACACCTACACCACCAAGGGCAACATGGTGGCGGTTGTCACCGACGGCAGTGCGGTCTTAGGCCTCGGGGATATCGGTCCTGCCGCCGGTCTGCCGGTTATGGAAGGTAAGGCGGTGCTGTTCAAGCGTTTTGCTGGGGTCGACGCTTTTCCTATATGCGTAGGCAGCAAGGAAGTCGACGTTGTAGTCGAGACTACCGCCATGATCGCCAGCGGTTTCGGCGGCATAAACCTGGAGGATATCTCCGCTCCACGGTGTTTCGAGATAGAGAGAAAGCTGAAAGAGCGGCTGGATATCCCGGTGTTCCACGACGACCAGCACGGAACGGCGGTCATAGTCCTGGCGGGGCTTATAAACGCCCTTAAGATAGTGGGTAAGTCCATCGAGGACGTCAAGATAGTTATGAACGGCGCCGGTGCCGCAGGGATCGCCATATGCAAGCTCCTTCAGTCCGTAGGTGCCGGAAACGTCGTCCTCTGCGACAGGGCCGGAGCGATTTACCGGGGCAGAGAGGCCAACATGAACTGGATCAAAGAGGAGATGGCCCAGGAGACCAACCGAGACAACGAGAGCGGCGAGCTCGGTGACGTCATAAAGGGAGCGGACGTGTTCCTGGGGCTGTCGGGCCCGGGGCTCTTTACGTCCCAGATGGTGGCGGAGATGGCCAAAGACGCAATAATATTCGCCATGGCTAACCCTACGCCGGAGATATATCCTTCCGAGGCACTGGAAGCCGGGGCGGCGGTGGTGGCCACCGGCAGAAGCGATTTCCCCAACCAGATAAACAACTGTCTAGGGTTTCCCGGCATATTCAGAGGGGCTTTAGACGTCAGGGCAAGGGATATCGACGAGTCCATGAAGCTGGCCGCTGCCTACGCTTTGGCCGGTCTAGTTAGCGATAGCGAGCTGTCACCTCAGCACATAATTCCAGAGGCCCTCGATAAAAGGGTGGTGCCAGCGGTAGCCCAGGCGGTAGCGGAGGCCGCCCGGAAGTCCGGTCTGGCTCGGGTCTAG